GCAGTCTGCCGGCAATCGTCCGCTTCCCGGATGGAATTACAGAATGCCGGTAAAGAATCTTTATTTGAGCAGCGCCAGCGGACATCCCGGAACCGGAGTTATAGGTGGAGGCCGCGCAGCAGTTCAGGCAGTAATGGAAGACCTTGGAATTGATTTTGAAAAGGTAGCAGCAAAGAAATCATAACTACTCGGTGCAAACCGTATAAGAAATAATAGATTGCCATGCGGGAATAACATCCCGCGTGGCATATCTGCTGGTATATGGCTGATACAGGCAGGCCGATTTAACAAGCAAGAGTATCCTGATTGAAGAGGGAGAATAGCAGTCATGAAGATGTACAGTAAAGAAGGAGTCGAGATGATGGATATGTTATCCATGTCTCGCGAAGGTGAGAACCTGGTAGTTAAAGGAAAAATGATGGGCGCAATGCTTGCTACCATATATGTAAAACCTAAAGATCTCTGGCAGTCTTTAGGCCTGTTGTCTTTTTCAATTATTGTTTATATGCCTGTAATGCTGGTAAAAGGTTTTTTAGCAAACAAAAAAGATAAATAATTACCGGATGTATTAATAAAATATTAAACTATTTTTTAAGTAGAGAAAAAGGAGGAGCATATGAGATTAAAAGATAAAGTTGCCATTGTAACCGGTGGGGCTGTAGGTATCGGCAGGGAAATGGCTGTTGCTATGGCTAAAGAAGGCGCTGATATCGTAGTAATAGATGTTGCCGATAATATGGATGATGTTATTAAAGCGGTTGCGGCAGCCGGTCGTAAATGTTTGGCAATAAAAGCAGATATTACAAAAAGAACTGAAATACAGGCAGCGATTGACAAGGCTGTAGCTGAATTGGGGAAAATTGATATTCTTGTAAATAACGCAGCTATTTATCCTTTCGCTCCTTTTCTGGAAACTACAGATGAACTATGGCACCAAACTCTTGAAGTAGGATTGTACGGTACATTTCTTTGCAGCCAGATTGCTGCAAGAGAAATGGTAAAAAAAGGCTATGGCAAGATAATCAATATCGCATCAACACAGGGTATTCTTGGGATTCCTCTTACTGCTTCCTATACTGCTGTAAAAGGTGCTGTTATAGCGCTGACCAGAGAAATGGCCACGGAATTAAGCCCTGCAGGAATAAATGTAAATTGCCTTGCACCGGGTTTGACCCTGACCGATCATGCCAAGTCGGCAATGCCGCCTGAAGTAATGGCTTTTATGGGAGCAGCAGTTCCGATTAAAAGACTTGCAGATCCTTCGGATTATAATGGTATTATAATTTTCTTGGCATCAGATGAATCAAAATATTCAACAGGAGCCACATTCTGCGTAGATGGCGGAATCGGCAGCACTATGCTTCCTGGCCTTCCTCCAGGCTGATGAAAATGGGATGAAAGTTGTAGTCTTATCGTTATTTTATGCTGATATAATGATTTCAATAATTAAATAACAAATGACAAAATTATAGGCCAAAGTCATAGATAATTGACTTTGGCCTTCTTGTTTTTATAATAAGTCCAGCGATAAATTTAATTTACTTACAGCCTTAATAATTATCGCTGAATTGTTGTATGCTTTCAGGACTTATTTGCTATATATCATAGTAAAGCATAAATTCATGCGGATGTGGGCGAAGTCTTACCGGATTAATTTCATGCTTAGTTTTATATTCAACCCAGTTATCTATTACATCCTGAGTGAAAACGCCGCCTTTCAACAAGAATTCCTTATCTTCCTTTAATGCACTTAATGCCTCATCAAGAGAGCCGGGAGCTGTCGGGATATTTGCAAGTTCTTCCGGCGGAAGATCGTATATGTTCTTGTCAAGAGGATCTCCCGGATGGATCTTATTTTCAATTCCGTCTAATACAGCC
The genomic region above belongs to Pseudomonadota bacterium and contains:
- a CDS encoding NAD(P)/FAD-dependent oxidoreductase → QSAGNRPLPGWNYRMPVKNLYLSSASGHPGTGVIGGGRAAVQAVMEDLGIDFEKVAAKKS
- a CDS encoding glucose 1-dehydrogenase — translated: MRLKDKVAIVTGGAVGIGREMAVAMAKEGADIVVIDVADNMDDVIKAVAAAGRKCLAIKADITKRTEIQAAIDKAVAELGKIDILVNNAAIYPFAPFLETTDELWHQTLEVGLYGTFLCSQIAAREMVKKGYGKIINIASTQGILGIPLTASYTAVKGAVIALTREMATELSPAGINVNCLAPGLTLTDHAKSAMPPEVMAFMGAAVPIKRLADPSDYNGIIIFLASDESKYSTGATFCVDGGIGSTMLPGLPPG